CGGTGAGCGGCGGGTTTCTGTCGTTCGGCTTGATGGCCGATCACATCCACGCTCTGCCGGATGCGCAGATCCGCGTGATGGATCTGCGTGCGATGGCGCGCGTAACCAAGCAGACCGTGGACACGCTGCAGGCCTTGAGCAAGAGCTCGCCGGTGTTCGCGCCGGGCGTCGAAAACTACGTGCGTATGGGCGCAGTGGAATCGCTGTGGGACGGCGACCTGGCGCAAGCCTTGCTCGATGCCCTGGCAACGCCCAGCACCGGTGATCAGCGGCGGACGCTCGGTGCCGAGCGCGGTGGCCGCACGCTGGCGCGCGATGTCAGCGCCGCCGTGGCAGCGGGCGAGGCCTGAGCATGGCCGGCCGCCACGCCCTGGTGTGGTTACGGGCAGATGCGCCCTCGCAGGCGCTCACGCCTGGCGCACAGCCGCGGCTGCAGGCCTGGTTTGCAGCGGGGTTTCCGGCAGTGGTTGCACGCCGCGATGGCGCTGAACAGCCCGGCCAGGTGCGGTTGGGCGTGCCCTTGCCACCTGCGCAAGGCAAACAGCGCATTGCGTTGTGCGCGCAAGTGAGCGACATCGCCCGCAGCGTGCCTGCGCTGGCCTTGCCCGAGGTCATCTCGCATGCGCCACCGCAGTGGCAGGCCGCGCTGCACGCGCTGCAGGCGCAGGCCACAGCCATCGGCATGCAGCCGCGCGTCTTCGGCAGCTTTGCGTTTCAGGCAGTGACCGGGCTGCCGTATGTGCATGCCGCTTCGGACGTGGATCTGCTGTGGACACTGGACACGCCAACGCAGGCGCACGCGGTGGTCACGCTGCTGCAGCAGTGGGAACACGTCACGGCACGACGTGCCGATGGCGAACTGCTGCTGCCCGACGGCAACGCGGTGAACTGGCGCGAATATGCCGGGGACGCGCAGCAGGTGCTGGTGAAGCGCAACGACGGATGCCGGTTGCTGCCGCGCACCGCGCTGTTTCCAGAGCGGTGCGCAGCATGAATATGCGTGCAGCACATCACCCTGCATCGCGGGGCATCACCGCAGCCCCCGTAGGAGCGCGCCCGGGCGCGACGGGCATTCCCGGTAACGCGCCCGAAACAGCGTGCGCTATCGATATGGAGGGCACTCGTCTGTCCTCGGTCACCACT
The nucleotide sequence above comes from Xanthomonas campestris pv. campestris str. ATCC 33913. Encoded proteins:
- the mdcG gene encoding malonate decarboxylase holo-[acyl-carrier-protein] synthase — encoded protein: MAGRHALVWLRADAPSQALTPGAQPRLQAWFAAGFPAVVARRDGAEQPGQVRLGVPLPPAQGKQRIALCAQVSDIARSVPALALPEVISHAPPQWQAALHALQAQATAIGMQPRVFGSFAFQAVTGLPYVHAASDVDLLWTLDTPTQAHAVVTLLQQWEHVTARRADGELLLPDGNAVNWREYAGDAQQVLVKRNDGCRLLPRTALFPERCAA